The Streptomyces sp. V4I8 genome includes the window CTTCGCCGACGTCCATCCCTCGCTGGTGGAGTCGATGATGTACGAGGGGAGCCTCTACCAGCTGCCGGTCGAGTTCAACGCCGCCGACATATACCTCAACAACCAGGTGCTGAAGCGGGCGGGAGCGGACTTCCCGGCGGCCGACTGGACCCGCGACGACTTCACCGGCCTGCTGCGGGACATGAAGAAGTCCAGCGGCTCCCAGTTCACGCCCTACTTCTGGACCAACCGTCTGTGGGGCGGCGTGGTGCCCTGGCTGTTCGCCAACGACACCAACCTGCTCACCGAGTCCAAGGCGCCGGGCGGCGGCTGGCTGTGGGACTCCTTCTATCCGGCCGCCGCACGGCAGGGGCGCGGGGGCGGCTTCCGTTGGACGGCGCCGCAGGCCACCGAAGCGCGGGTGGAGGAGGCCTACGACTATCTCGCCTCCCTCATCCAGGAGGGGCTGTGCACCCGCCCCGAGGGCGGCAACGGCCAGAACCTGATCGGCGTGTTCTCCACCGGACGGGTCGGGGTCACGCCCGCCGGCGGCTTCTGGGCGGGCGGCCTGCACCTGGCCGGCATGAAGGCGAACGGCTTCGACGTGCAGTACTTCCCGCGCTGGCGCACCCAGCGCATGCAGTACGGCGCCGCGGGCTACGCGCTGCTGCGCACGTCGAAGCGGCAGGAGGAGGCCTGGGAGTTCATCAAGTACGCCGCCCGCAAGGACACCCTGACGCGGCTGTTCGAGACCAACCAGACCACTCCGGCGCGTCGCTCGATGCTGACCGCAGACCGCTACCGCGAGACCGGCCCGAGCCACTGGCAGGTCTTCTACGACACCCTCGACAAGTTCCCCGACACCGGTCCGATTCCTGCCCCGCCGCAGGTCGCCGAGGTCGAGCAGGTGCTGCTCAAGCACACCGGTACGGCCCTGGCCTCGCGGCGCTCGGTCGCCCCCGCGCTGCGCCGGATGCAGAGCGATCTGGAGAAGGCCATGGAGCGTGACGTATGACGAACATCCAGATACCGGCCGTACGGCCGCAGCAGCCGGCCGCGCCGGCGACGCCCGCGCCCCGGTCCTCCGCCCGCGACCGTGGCTCCCGGCTGCTGGCCACGCTGTTCCTGGCGCCCACGATCGTCGGCATCGTCGTCTTCACGGTCGTCCCGATCGTCGGCTCGGTGGTGCTGAGCCTGTTCCACTGGAACGTGATCGACGACCCGAGCTTCGCCGGGGCCGCCAACTACCGTGAGGTCTTCACCGATTCGACGGTGCTGGTGTCCTTCCGCAACACGCTGGTGTTCATGGTGTTCGCGGTCGCGCTGCAACTGGTCGTCGCCCTGGTGCTGGCCCTCGCGGTGAACGGGCGGATGCCGGTGTGGCTGCGCTCGGTGTTCCGGTCGGCGTTCTTCTTCCCGCTGGTGCTGTCCGCCGCGTCGATCTCGGTGGTGATGAAGTACCTGTTCAACCAGGACTTCGGGGTCGTGAACTGGCTGCTCGGCCTGGTCGGCGTAGCTCCGGTGCCGTGGCTGACGTCCGAGAACGCGGCGATGGCCACGGTGATCCTGGTCTACGTCTGGCAGCAGTTCGGGTTCTCGTTCCTGCTGTTCGTCGGCGGTCTGAACAACATCCCCAAGGAGATCCACGAGGCCGCCTCCCTCGACGGCGCGACCGGCCTGCGCAAGCACCTGAACGTGACGCTGCCGCTGCTGTCCCCCACGCTGCTGGTCGCGTCGGTGGTCGGCATCATCAACGCGCTCCAGGTCTTCGAGCAGCCGTACGTCCTCACCAACGGCGGTCCCGGAGACGCCACCCGGACCGTGGTGATGGTGATCTACGAGAGCGCGTTCGAGCAACTGCGCTTCGGTGAGGCCTCCGCGGTGGGTGTGCTGCTGTTCGTGCTGATCATGACGGTCACCGCCCTCCAGTTCCGGCTCAGCCGGCGTTTCGTCCACTACCAGTGAGCCGGGTGACTTCCATGAGCCAAGCAACCCTGTCCCTGAGCCGCACCCGGCACTCCCTCGCGCCGTGGGCCCGCATCGCCGCGCTGGCCGTGTGCGCGCTGCTGACGCTGGGCCCGGTCGTCTGGACCGTGTCCACCTCGCTGCGCACCCCGGCCGAGGCCTTCGACCTGCCGCCGAAGATCATCCCGACGGATCCGTCCCTGGAGGCGTACAGCGGGGTCTTCGACCAGATCGACGTCTGGCTGCTCGCCCTGAACTCCACGCTGGTGACGGCCCTCGTCGCGGTGGGTCAGATGATCACGGCCGGTCTCGCCGGGTACGCCTTCGCCCGCCTCGAATTCCGGTTCAAGAAGCCGCTGTTCGGGTTGGTCCTGGCGACCATGATGGTGCCGCTGCAGGTCACGATCGTGCCGGTGTTCCTGGTGCTGAAGTCGATGGGCCTGACCGACACCCTGCTCGGTCTGATCATCCCGGCCTTCCCGACCGCGTTCGGGACCTTCCTGATGCGCCAGTACTTCCTGGGCATGCCCAAGGATCTGGGCGAGGCGGCGATGCTGGACGGCTGCGGGCCCTGGCGGATCTTCCGGTCCGTGTACGCCCCGCTGGCCGCGCCCGGTCTGGCGATCGTCGGTGTGCTGGCCTTCAACTACCACTGGAACGAGTTCTTCCGGCCGCTGATCCTGGAGACCTCCGGCCAGAACTACACCCTCCCCCTGGGCCTGGTCTCCCTCCAGGGCAATCTGGGCACCGGCTCCATCTCGGTGGTCCTCGCCGGTGTCGTCCTCTCCATGATCCCCGCCGTCGCCGTGTTCGTCGTCGGTCAGCGCCCTCTGCGTGAGGGCATCACGTCCGCAGGAGTCAACCGTTGAGCCTCACCGCTCGGTCCACGGACCCCGGCGCCCCGCGCTTCCGGGTCCGTCCCCCCGCCAACTGGATCAACGACCCCAACGGGCCCTTCCGCTGGCGGGACCGGTACCACCTCTTCTACCAGCACAACCCCACCGCCCCCGTGCACGCGAACGTCCACTGGGGGCATGTCTCCAGCGCCGACCTCGTGGAGTGGGAGCACCATCCGATCGCGCTCACGCCGACGCCCGGCGGCCCGGACGAGGCGGGCTGCTGGTCCGGGTGCGTGGTCGACGACGACGGCGTACCGACGGCGGTGTACACGGGAGTCGACCACCAGCACGTCGGTCTCGGCACGATCTGCCTGGCGCGGGCGGTGGTCCCGGAGGACGAGACGCTGACCGACTGGAAGCCGCTGCCGACGCCGGTGGTGAGCGGTCCGCCCGCCGACCTGGACGTGGTGATGTTCCGCGACCCGTTCGTGTTCCGGAGCGGCGGGCGCCGGTGGGCACTGGTCGGCGCGGGGCAGGCCGACGGGACGCCGTCCGTGTTGCTGTACGACTGTGACGACCTGACCGACTGGCGGTTCGCGGGCGTGCTCCTGGACGGCAACGACCCGGGCGCGGCGGACGCCTTCGGCGACGAGGCGGTGGGCTGGGAGTGCCCGCAGCTGTACGTGACGCAGGGCGGGGACTGGGTACTGGTGTTGTCGCTGTGGGACGGCGACCCCTGCGGCACCGGCTATCTGACGGGACGTCTGGAACCGTGCGGTGAGGGGGAGTTGCGATTCGCCCCTCGCATCGGCGGGCGGCTCGACCACGGGCGGGACTTCTACGCCCCCGCCGTGCTCCAGGAGCCCGGACGGACGTTGCTGTGGGGCTGGTCGTGGGAGGCCCGCGAGCAGGGCGAGGTCGACCGGGTGGGCTGGGCCGGGGTCCTGACCGCGCCGAGGGTCGTGGACGTGCACCCGGACGGGGCCCTGCGGGTCGTACCGGCCCCGGAGCTCGAACTCCTGCGTGCGGCCGACCCGTTCGTCACCCCGCCGGGTCGGCGCGCCCCGCTCCCGGAGGCGTACGACCTGACGGTGACCGCTTCCGGCCGCACCACCGTGAGCCTGCTGCGGTCCGCCTCGGGCGCGGAGCTGACGGTGACCCTGGACCCGGACGAGGGCACCGTGACGCTCGACCGGGGTGACTGGCCCCGGACCGGGGCCGAGGGTTCGGCGCCGATCGTGGTGCGGGCGCCGGCCCGCGAGGTGCGGATCCTCGTCGACGGCTCGCTGTTCGAGCTGTTCGTCGGCGATCGGGCGACGGTCACCGAGCGGGTCTACCGGCGCCCGGACGACGTGCCCGAGCTCGTCGTCTCGGGCGACCCCGGCGCCACGGTCACCGGCTGGGAGCCGGCCCCACCGACGCACGACTGATCACCGGGCAGGCCAGGCGCCGTACCGTCGCGGGCGGCGTCCGGCCGGTGTCGATGGCGCCGAGGACCAGCCTCGCGGCCGCGTCGCCCATCGCCCGGTGGGGCAGCGCGACGCTGGTGAGGGGCGGGGTGAGGAACTCGGCCAT containing:
- a CDS encoding carbohydrate ABC transporter permease: MSQATLSLSRTRHSLAPWARIAALAVCALLTLGPVVWTVSTSLRTPAEAFDLPPKIIPTDPSLEAYSGVFDQIDVWLLALNSTLVTALVAVGQMITAGLAGYAFARLEFRFKKPLFGLVLATMMVPLQVTIVPVFLVLKSMGLTDTLLGLIIPAFPTAFGTFLMRQYFLGMPKDLGEAAMLDGCGPWRIFRSVYAPLAAPGLAIVGVLAFNYHWNEFFRPLILETSGQNYTLPLGLVSLQGNLGTGSISVVLAGVVLSMIPAVAVFVVGQRPLREGITSAGVNR
- a CDS encoding extracellular solute-binding protein, with product MTDSHLNRRSLLRYGAYGAGAAALAGTAASWDRLTGADIPGRDDGSLVVATLGPAYGPEAIRTLTEGFKEVHPDIKLRINAVQAVDWSDFFTKILTQIAAGTAPDLVYVATEGVQLFAQRLGVPLDDWVKRDAEELREYFADVHPSLVESMMYEGSLYQLPVEFNAADIYLNNQVLKRAGADFPAADWTRDDFTGLLRDMKKSSGSQFTPYFWTNRLWGGVVPWLFANDTNLLTESKAPGGGWLWDSFYPAAARQGRGGGFRWTAPQATEARVEEAYDYLASLIQEGLCTRPEGGNGQNLIGVFSTGRVGVTPAGGFWAGGLHLAGMKANGFDVQYFPRWRTQRMQYGAAGYALLRTSKRQEEAWEFIKYAARKDTLTRLFETNQTTPARRSMLTADRYRETGPSHWQVFYDTLDKFPDTGPIPAPPQVAEVEQVLLKHTGTALASRRSVAPALRRMQSDLEKAMERDV
- a CDS encoding glycoside hydrolase family 32 protein, encoding MSLTARSTDPGAPRFRVRPPANWINDPNGPFRWRDRYHLFYQHNPTAPVHANVHWGHVSSADLVEWEHHPIALTPTPGGPDEAGCWSGCVVDDDGVPTAVYTGVDHQHVGLGTICLARAVVPEDETLTDWKPLPTPVVSGPPADLDVVMFRDPFVFRSGGRRWALVGAGQADGTPSVLLYDCDDLTDWRFAGVLLDGNDPGAADAFGDEAVGWECPQLYVTQGGDWVLVLSLWDGDPCGTGYLTGRLEPCGEGELRFAPRIGGRLDHGRDFYAPAVLQEPGRTLLWGWSWEAREQGEVDRVGWAGVLTAPRVVDVHPDGALRVVPAPELELLRAADPFVTPPGRRAPLPEAYDLTVTASGRTTVSLLRSASGAELTVTLDPDEGTVTLDRGDWPRTGAEGSAPIVVRAPAREVRILVDGSLFELFVGDRATVTERVYRRPDDVPELVVSGDPGATVTGWEPAPPTHD
- a CDS encoding carbohydrate ABC transporter permease, whose amino-acid sequence is MTNIQIPAVRPQQPAAPATPAPRSSARDRGSRLLATLFLAPTIVGIVVFTVVPIVGSVVLSLFHWNVIDDPSFAGAANYREVFTDSTVLVSFRNTLVFMVFAVALQLVVALVLALAVNGRMPVWLRSVFRSAFFFPLVLSAASISVVMKYLFNQDFGVVNWLLGLVGVAPVPWLTSENAAMATVILVYVWQQFGFSFLLFVGGLNNIPKEIHEAASLDGATGLRKHLNVTLPLLSPTLLVASVVGIINALQVFEQPYVLTNGGPGDATRTVVMVIYESAFEQLRFGEASAVGVLLFVLIMTVTALQFRLSRRFVHYQ